A single region of the Oncorhynchus keta strain PuntledgeMale-10-30-2019 chromosome 4, Oket_V2, whole genome shotgun sequence genome encodes:
- the chpf2 gene encoding chondroitin sulfate glucuronyltransferase produces the protein MTHFEEVADVKEKRSTWPALPLILGLSLGCSLSLLMVSWTQGDTDDSCGDELGNGGLFLGSNRGDPPEDQRGGPGNEDFQPRIVPYHKDPNKPHKKVLRTRYIHTELGIRERLLVGVLTSRATLNTLAVAVNRTVAHHFHRTFFFTGLRSPKVPHGMAVVAHGDDRPVWLMYETVRHLHQHYGLDYDWFFLAQDDTYMQAERLAELVGHLSAGQDLYMGRAEEFIGGEERARYCHGGYGYLLSRSLLARLQPHLDTCRNDILSVRPDEWLGRCIIDYLGLSCVEVHQEMTYRYFELGKNADPEREDRAQFKNAFTVHPVSEPSLMYRLHKRFSQIELDWTYLQIQQLQVQINNLSELTPEGKAGATWPIGVNPPFRPKTRFEVINWEYFTEEHIYSCPDSSPKCELRGADRADVSAVLETAVERLNERYQPQLRFRKRHLLNGYRRFDPTRGMEYVLDLALEAFTQKGHNQVIAKRVSLLRPLSTIEIIPMPYVTEATRVQVILPVTANEQDYVSNFLDMYVMNTLDTHDNVLLTFLFVYDPFDAQRISQADVFAGIKAMIGEVEKRYGDVKIPWISVKTEVPSQVKLMDIISKKHPVDTLFFLASVWTEVNADFLNRCRMNAISNWQVFFPIHFQEFSPAIVYRDQQPSAASSFTAEALRDGRFDRHVFEEACFYNADYMAARTKMAADILDNDELLESMDVYEIFVRYSGLHVFRAVEPALVQKYVRRACNPRFSEDIYHRCVLSNLEGLASRSHLAMALFEQEQANST, from the exons ATGACTCACTTTGAGGAAGTTGCTGATGTTAAGGAAAAAAGGTCGACATG GCCTGCTCTTCCCCTTATCCTGGGGCTCTCTTTAGGATGCAGCCTGAGCCTGCTGATGGTCTCCTGGACCCAGGGAGACACAGATGACTCGTGTGGAGATGAACTGGGCAATGGGGGTCTCTTCCTGGGCAGCAATAGGGGAGACCCCCCAGAGGACCAGAGAGGTGGTCCTGGGAATGAGGACTTCCAGCCCCGCATCGTACCATACCACAAGGACCCCAACAAACCACACAAGAAGGTCCTCAG GACGCGCTACATCCACACTGAACTGGGAATCCGAGAACGCCTCCTGGTGGGTGTGCTGACCTCGCGGGCCACTCTTAACACGCTGGCCGTGGCGGTGAACCGCACCGTAGCCCACCATTTCCATCGCACCTTCTTCTTCACGGGCCTGCGCAGCCCCAAGGTCCCCCACGGCATGGCGGTGGTGGCCCACGGCGACGACCGGCCCGTGTGGCTGATGTACGAGACGGTGCGCCACTTGCACCAGCACTACGGCTTGGACTACGACTGGTTCTTCCTGGCCCAGGACGACACCTACATGCAGGCCGAGAGGCTAGCCGAGCTTGTGGGCCACCTCAGCGCCGGTCAGGACCTCTACATGGGCCGGGCTGAGGAGTTCATCGGTGGGGAGGAGAGGGCCAGGTACTGCCACGGGGGTTACGGCTACCTGCTCTCCCGGAGCTTGCTGGCCCGTCTGCAGCCCCACCTGGACACCTGCCGCAATGACATCCTGAGCGTGAGGCCTGACGAGTGGCTGGGCCGCTGCATCATCGACTACCTGGGTCTGAGCTGTGTAGAGGTGCACCAG GAGATGACGTATCGCTACTTTGAGCTGGGGAAGAATGCAGACCCAGAGCGAGAGGACAGAGCCCAGTTTAAGAATGCCTTCACTGTCCACCCTGTGTCAGAACCCAGCCTCATGTACCGCCTGCACAAACGCTTCAGCCAGATCGAACTGGACTGGACCTACCTACAGATACAGCAGCTGCAG GTCCAGATCAACAACCTGAGTGAGCTGACACCAGAGGGGAAGGCTGGGGCCACCTGGCCCATCGGGGTCAACCCCCCTTTCAGGCCCAAAACGCGATTCGAGGTCATAAACTGGGAGTACTTCACAGAGGAACACATTTACTCGTGCCCTGACAGCTCCCCCAAGTGTGAGCTGCGTGGCGCAGACCGGGCCGACGTGAGCGCCGTGCTGGAGACGGCCGTGGAGCGCCTCAACGAGCGTTATCAGCCCCAGCTGCGCTTCAGGAAACGGCATCTGCTCAACGGCTACCGGCGCTTCGACCCCACTCGAGGCATGGAGTACGTGCTGGACCTGGCCCTGGAGGCTTTCACCCAGAAGGGTCACAACCAGGTCATTGCCAAGCGGGTCAGCCTGCTCCGCCCTCTCAGCACCATCGAGATCATCCCCATGCCCTACGTGACGGAGGCCACCCGGGTGCAGGTTATCCTGCCAGTCACGGCCAACGAGCAGGACTATGTGAGCAACTTCCTGGACATGTACGTGATGAACACTCTGGACACGCATGACAACGTCCTGCTCACCTTCCTGTTTGTCTACGACCCCTTCGACGCCCAACGGATCAGTCAGGCTGACGTGTTCGCCGGCATCAAGGCCATGATTGGCGAGGTGGAGAAGCGCTACGGTGACGTGAAGATCCCCTGGATCAGCGTGAAGACGGAGGTGCCGTCGCAAGTCAAGCTGATGGACATCATCTCCAAGAAGCACCCGGTGGATACGCTCTTCTTCCTGGCCTCGGTGTGGACCGAGGTCAACGCTGACTTCCTCAATCGCTGCCGCATGAACGCCATCAGCAACTGGCAGGTGTTCTTCCCCATCCACTTCCAGGAATTCAGCCCGGCTATCGTGTACCGCGACCAGCAGCCCTCAGCCGCCTCCTCCTTCACCGCCGAGGCGCTGCGTGATGGACGCTTCGACCGCCACGTCTTCGAAGAGGCCTGCTTCTACAACGCCGACTACATGGCGGCGCGCACCAAGATGGCCGCCGACATCCTAGACAACGATGAGCTGCTGGAGAGCATGGACGTGTACGAGATCTTTGTGCGCTACTCGGGCTTGCACGTGTTCCGGGCGGTGGAGCCAGCGCTAGTGCAGAAGTATGTGCGGCGGGCGTGCAACCCGCGCTTCAGTGAGGACATCTACCACCGCTGTGTGCTCAGTAACCTGGAGGGCCTGGCCTCGCGATCCCACCTGGCCATGGCCCTGTTTGAGCAGGAACAGGCCAACAGCACCTAG
- the LOC118373237 gene encoding SWI/SNF-related matrix-associated actin-dependent regulator of chromatin subfamily D member 3-like isoform X2 has translation MERKRPGMPSGARMPHQGAPMGPPGPPFGGSPTVRPGLPAPVMEPSRKRPAPSQQVQQQQNVQNRARKKPVGFPGANEMPARQMDMRDAQSDPTLGSNAKRRKMADKILPQRIRELVPESQAYMDLLAFERKLDQTIMRKRVDIQEALKRPMKQKRKLRLYISNTFNPAKPDADDSDGSIASWELRVEGKLLDDPGKLKRKFSSFFKSLVIELDKDLYGPDNHLVEWHRTPTTQETDGFQVKRPGDVSVRCTLLLMLDYQPPQFKLDPRLARLLGIHTQTRSCIIQALWQYVKTNKLQDSHDKEYINCDKYFQQIFDCPRLKFSEIPQRLTNLLLPPDPIVINHVISVDPNDQKKTACYDIDVEVEDPLKSQMSSFLLSTANQQEIASLDNKIHETIESINQLKIQRDFMLSFSRDPKGYIQDWLKSQSRDLKLMTDVVGNPEEERRAEFYHEPWSQEAVSRYFYSKIQQRRQELEQALAVRNT, from the exons CGTCCTGGAATGCCGTCTGGAGCGAGGATGCCCCACCAGGGTGCTCCCATGGGCCCCCCCGGACCCCCGTTCGGTGGGAGCCCCACGGTGCGGCCCGGCCTACCCGCGCCGGTCATGGAGCCCAGCCGCAAGAGACCTGCCCCCTCCCAGCAGGTCCAGCAACAGCAGAACGTCCAGAACCGGGCCAGAAA GAAGCCAGTGGGATTCCCCGGAGCCAATGAGATGCCAGCGAGGCAGATGGACATGAGAGATGCCCAATCAGATCCAACGCTCGGATCAAA cGCCAAGAGAAGGAAAATGGCAGACAAGATTCTTCCACAGAGG ATCCGTGAGCTGGTCCCGGAGTCCCAGGCTTACATGGACCTGTTGGCCTTTGAACGTAAACTGGACCAGACCATTATGCGTAAACGGGTGGACATCCAGGAAGCCCTGAAGAGACCCATGAAG CAAAAGCGTAAACTGAGGCTGTACATCTCCAACACCTTCAACCCTGCCAAGCCTGACGCTGACGACTCAGACGGCAGTATTGCATCATGGGAGCTGCGGGTTGAGGGGAAGCTGCTGGATGAT CCTGGGAAGCTGAAGAGGAAATTCTCCTCGTTCTTCAAGAGCCTGGTGATCGAGCTGGACAAAGACCTGTATGGTCCTGACAACCACCTGGTAGAG TGGCACCGCACTCCCACCACCCAGGAGACGGACGGCTtccaggtgaagaggccaggggACGTGAGCGTGCGCTGCACACTGCTGCTAATGCTAGACTACCAG CCCCCCCAGTTCAAGCTGGACCCTCGTCTTGCTCGCCTGCTGGGTATCCACACCCAGACCCGCTCCTGTATCATCCAGGCCCTGTGGCAGTACGTCAAGACCAACAAGCTGCAAGACTCCCACGACAAGGAGTACATCAACTGTGACAAGTACTTTCAGCAG ATCTTTGACTGCCCGCGGCTCAAGTTCTCGGAGATCCCCCAGCGTCTCACCAACCTCCTCCTGCCCCCTGACCCCATCGTCATCAACCACGTCATCAG CGTGGACCCTAATGACCAGAAGAAGACGGCGTGCTATGACATCGACGTGGAGGTGGAGGACCCCCTGAAGAGCCAGATGAGCAGCTTCCTGCTCTCCACTGCCAACCAGCAGGAGATCGCCTCACTGGACAAcaag ATCCACGAAACCATTGAGTCCATCAACCAGTTAAAGATCCAGAGGGACTTTATGCTCAGCTTCTCCAGAGACCCTAAGGGCTACATCCAGGACTGGCTCAAGTCCCAGAGCAGAGACCTGAAG CTGATGACGGACGTGGTGGGGAAcccggaggaggagaggagggcggAGTTTTACCACGAGCCCTGGTCTCAGGAGGCCGTCAGTCGTTACTTCTACAGTAAG ATCcagcagaggagacaggagttGGAGCAGGCCTTGGCTGTGAGGAACACCTAA
- the LOC118373237 gene encoding SWI/SNF-related matrix-associated actin-dependent regulator of chromatin subfamily D member 3-like isoform X1, with product MATEETAGGARKATKSKLFEFLVHGVRPGMPSGARMPHQGAPMGPPGPPFGGSPTVRPGLPAPVMEPSRKRPAPSQQVQQQQNVQNRARKKPVGFPGANEMPARQMDMRDAQSDPTLGSNAKRRKMADKILPQRIRELVPESQAYMDLLAFERKLDQTIMRKRVDIQEALKRPMKQKRKLRLYISNTFNPAKPDADDSDGSIASWELRVEGKLLDDPGKLKRKFSSFFKSLVIELDKDLYGPDNHLVEWHRTPTTQETDGFQVKRPGDVSVRCTLLLMLDYQPPQFKLDPRLARLLGIHTQTRSCIIQALWQYVKTNKLQDSHDKEYINCDKYFQQIFDCPRLKFSEIPQRLTNLLLPPDPIVINHVISVDPNDQKKTACYDIDVEVEDPLKSQMSSFLLSTANQQEIASLDNKIHETIESINQLKIQRDFMLSFSRDPKGYIQDWLKSQSRDLKLMTDVVGNPEEERRAEFYHEPWSQEAVSRYFYSKIQQRRQELEQALAVRNT from the exons CGTCCTGGAATGCCGTCTGGAGCGAGGATGCCCCACCAGGGTGCTCCCATGGGCCCCCCCGGACCCCCGTTCGGTGGGAGCCCCACGGTGCGGCCCGGCCTACCCGCGCCGGTCATGGAGCCCAGCCGCAAGAGACCTGCCCCCTCCCAGCAGGTCCAGCAACAGCAGAACGTCCAGAACCGGGCCAGAAA GAAGCCAGTGGGATTCCCCGGAGCCAATGAGATGCCAGCGAGGCAGATGGACATGAGAGATGCCCAATCAGATCCAACGCTCGGATCAAA cGCCAAGAGAAGGAAAATGGCAGACAAGATTCTTCCACAGAGG ATCCGTGAGCTGGTCCCGGAGTCCCAGGCTTACATGGACCTGTTGGCCTTTGAACGTAAACTGGACCAGACCATTATGCGTAAACGGGTGGACATCCAGGAAGCCCTGAAGAGACCCATGAAG CAAAAGCGTAAACTGAGGCTGTACATCTCCAACACCTTCAACCCTGCCAAGCCTGACGCTGACGACTCAGACGGCAGTATTGCATCATGGGAGCTGCGGGTTGAGGGGAAGCTGCTGGATGAT CCTGGGAAGCTGAAGAGGAAATTCTCCTCGTTCTTCAAGAGCCTGGTGATCGAGCTGGACAAAGACCTGTATGGTCCTGACAACCACCTGGTAGAG TGGCACCGCACTCCCACCACCCAGGAGACGGACGGCTtccaggtgaagaggccaggggACGTGAGCGTGCGCTGCACACTGCTGCTAATGCTAGACTACCAG CCCCCCCAGTTCAAGCTGGACCCTCGTCTTGCTCGCCTGCTGGGTATCCACACCCAGACCCGCTCCTGTATCATCCAGGCCCTGTGGCAGTACGTCAAGACCAACAAGCTGCAAGACTCCCACGACAAGGAGTACATCAACTGTGACAAGTACTTTCAGCAG ATCTTTGACTGCCCGCGGCTCAAGTTCTCGGAGATCCCCCAGCGTCTCACCAACCTCCTCCTGCCCCCTGACCCCATCGTCATCAACCACGTCATCAG CGTGGACCCTAATGACCAGAAGAAGACGGCGTGCTATGACATCGACGTGGAGGTGGAGGACCCCCTGAAGAGCCAGATGAGCAGCTTCCTGCTCTCCACTGCCAACCAGCAGGAGATCGCCTCACTGGACAAcaag ATCCACGAAACCATTGAGTCCATCAACCAGTTAAAGATCCAGAGGGACTTTATGCTCAGCTTCTCCAGAGACCCTAAGGGCTACATCCAGGACTGGCTCAAGTCCCAGAGCAGAGACCTGAAG CTGATGACGGACGTGGTGGGGAAcccggaggaggagaggagggcggAGTTTTACCACGAGCCCTGGTCTCAGGAGGCCGTCAGTCGTTACTTCTACAGTAAG ATCcagcagaggagacaggagttGGAGCAGGCCTTGGCTGTGAGGAACACCTAA
- the LOC118373237 gene encoding SWI/SNF-related matrix-associated actin-dependent regulator of chromatin subfamily D member 3-like isoform X4 — translation MATEETAGGARKATKSKLFEFLVHGVRPGMPSGARMPHQGAPMGPPGPPFGGSPTVRPGLPAPVMEPSRKRPAPSQQVQQQQNVQNRARNAKRRKMADKILPQRIRELVPESQAYMDLLAFERKLDQTIMRKRVDIQEALKRPMKQKRKLRLYISNTFNPAKPDADDSDGSIASWELRVEGKLLDDPGKLKRKFSSFFKSLVIELDKDLYGPDNHLVEWHRTPTTQETDGFQVKRPGDVSVRCTLLLMLDYQPPQFKLDPRLARLLGIHTQTRSCIIQALWQYVKTNKLQDSHDKEYINCDKYFQQIFDCPRLKFSEIPQRLTNLLLPPDPIVINHVISVDPNDQKKTACYDIDVEVEDPLKSQMSSFLLSTANQQEIASLDNKIHETIESINQLKIQRDFMLSFSRDPKGYIQDWLKSQSRDLKLMTDVVGNPEEERRAEFYHEPWSQEAVSRYFYSKIQQRRQELEQALAVRNT, via the exons CGTCCTGGAATGCCGTCTGGAGCGAGGATGCCCCACCAGGGTGCTCCCATGGGCCCCCCCGGACCCCCGTTCGGTGGGAGCCCCACGGTGCGGCCCGGCCTACCCGCGCCGGTCATGGAGCCCAGCCGCAAGAGACCTGCCCCCTCCCAGCAGGTCCAGCAACAGCAGAACGTCCAGAACCGGGCCAGAAA cGCCAAGAGAAGGAAAATGGCAGACAAGATTCTTCCACAGAGG ATCCGTGAGCTGGTCCCGGAGTCCCAGGCTTACATGGACCTGTTGGCCTTTGAACGTAAACTGGACCAGACCATTATGCGTAAACGGGTGGACATCCAGGAAGCCCTGAAGAGACCCATGAAG CAAAAGCGTAAACTGAGGCTGTACATCTCCAACACCTTCAACCCTGCCAAGCCTGACGCTGACGACTCAGACGGCAGTATTGCATCATGGGAGCTGCGGGTTGAGGGGAAGCTGCTGGATGAT CCTGGGAAGCTGAAGAGGAAATTCTCCTCGTTCTTCAAGAGCCTGGTGATCGAGCTGGACAAAGACCTGTATGGTCCTGACAACCACCTGGTAGAG TGGCACCGCACTCCCACCACCCAGGAGACGGACGGCTtccaggtgaagaggccaggggACGTGAGCGTGCGCTGCACACTGCTGCTAATGCTAGACTACCAG CCCCCCCAGTTCAAGCTGGACCCTCGTCTTGCTCGCCTGCTGGGTATCCACACCCAGACCCGCTCCTGTATCATCCAGGCCCTGTGGCAGTACGTCAAGACCAACAAGCTGCAAGACTCCCACGACAAGGAGTACATCAACTGTGACAAGTACTTTCAGCAG ATCTTTGACTGCCCGCGGCTCAAGTTCTCGGAGATCCCCCAGCGTCTCACCAACCTCCTCCTGCCCCCTGACCCCATCGTCATCAACCACGTCATCAG CGTGGACCCTAATGACCAGAAGAAGACGGCGTGCTATGACATCGACGTGGAGGTGGAGGACCCCCTGAAGAGCCAGATGAGCAGCTTCCTGCTCTCCACTGCCAACCAGCAGGAGATCGCCTCACTGGACAAcaag ATCCACGAAACCATTGAGTCCATCAACCAGTTAAAGATCCAGAGGGACTTTATGCTCAGCTTCTCCAGAGACCCTAAGGGCTACATCCAGGACTGGCTCAAGTCCCAGAGCAGAGACCTGAAG CTGATGACGGACGTGGTGGGGAAcccggaggaggagaggagggcggAGTTTTACCACGAGCCCTGGTCTCAGGAGGCCGTCAGTCGTTACTTCTACAGTAAG ATCcagcagaggagacaggagttGGAGCAGGCCTTGGCTGTGAGGAACACCTAA
- the LOC118373237 gene encoding SWI/SNF-related matrix-associated actin-dependent regulator of chromatin subfamily D member 3-like isoform X3 encodes MPSGARMPHQGAPMGPPGPPFGGSPTVRPGLPAPVMEPSRKRPAPSQQVQQQQNVQNRARKKPVGFPGANEMPARQMDMRDAQSDPTLGSNAKRRKMADKILPQRIRELVPESQAYMDLLAFERKLDQTIMRKRVDIQEALKRPMKQKRKLRLYISNTFNPAKPDADDSDGSIASWELRVEGKLLDDPGKLKRKFSSFFKSLVIELDKDLYGPDNHLVEWHRTPTTQETDGFQVKRPGDVSVRCTLLLMLDYQPPQFKLDPRLARLLGIHTQTRSCIIQALWQYVKTNKLQDSHDKEYINCDKYFQQIFDCPRLKFSEIPQRLTNLLLPPDPIVINHVISVDPNDQKKTACYDIDVEVEDPLKSQMSSFLLSTANQQEIASLDNKIHETIESINQLKIQRDFMLSFSRDPKGYIQDWLKSQSRDLKLMTDVVGNPEEERRAEFYHEPWSQEAVSRYFYSKIQQRRQELEQALAVRNT; translated from the exons ATGCCGTCTGGAGCGAGGATGCCCCACCAGGGTGCTCCCATGGGCCCCCCCGGACCCCCGTTCGGTGGGAGCCCCACGGTGCGGCCCGGCCTACCCGCGCCGGTCATGGAGCCCAGCCGCAAGAGACCTGCCCCCTCCCAGCAGGTCCAGCAACAGCAGAACGTCCAGAACCGGGCCAGAAA GAAGCCAGTGGGATTCCCCGGAGCCAATGAGATGCCAGCGAGGCAGATGGACATGAGAGATGCCCAATCAGATCCAACGCTCGGATCAAA cGCCAAGAGAAGGAAAATGGCAGACAAGATTCTTCCACAGAGG ATCCGTGAGCTGGTCCCGGAGTCCCAGGCTTACATGGACCTGTTGGCCTTTGAACGTAAACTGGACCAGACCATTATGCGTAAACGGGTGGACATCCAGGAAGCCCTGAAGAGACCCATGAAG CAAAAGCGTAAACTGAGGCTGTACATCTCCAACACCTTCAACCCTGCCAAGCCTGACGCTGACGACTCAGACGGCAGTATTGCATCATGGGAGCTGCGGGTTGAGGGGAAGCTGCTGGATGAT CCTGGGAAGCTGAAGAGGAAATTCTCCTCGTTCTTCAAGAGCCTGGTGATCGAGCTGGACAAAGACCTGTATGGTCCTGACAACCACCTGGTAGAG TGGCACCGCACTCCCACCACCCAGGAGACGGACGGCTtccaggtgaagaggccaggggACGTGAGCGTGCGCTGCACACTGCTGCTAATGCTAGACTACCAG CCCCCCCAGTTCAAGCTGGACCCTCGTCTTGCTCGCCTGCTGGGTATCCACACCCAGACCCGCTCCTGTATCATCCAGGCCCTGTGGCAGTACGTCAAGACCAACAAGCTGCAAGACTCCCACGACAAGGAGTACATCAACTGTGACAAGTACTTTCAGCAG ATCTTTGACTGCCCGCGGCTCAAGTTCTCGGAGATCCCCCAGCGTCTCACCAACCTCCTCCTGCCCCCTGACCCCATCGTCATCAACCACGTCATCAG CGTGGACCCTAATGACCAGAAGAAGACGGCGTGCTATGACATCGACGTGGAGGTGGAGGACCCCCTGAAGAGCCAGATGAGCAGCTTCCTGCTCTCCACTGCCAACCAGCAGGAGATCGCCTCACTGGACAAcaag ATCCACGAAACCATTGAGTCCATCAACCAGTTAAAGATCCAGAGGGACTTTATGCTCAGCTTCTCCAGAGACCCTAAGGGCTACATCCAGGACTGGCTCAAGTCCCAGAGCAGAGACCTGAAG CTGATGACGGACGTGGTGGGGAAcccggaggaggagaggagggcggAGTTTTACCACGAGCCCTGGTCTCAGGAGGCCGTCAGTCGTTACTTCTACAGTAAG ATCcagcagaggagacaggagttGGAGCAGGCCTTGGCTGTGAGGAACACCTAA